The following coding sequences lie in one Candidatus Methylomirabilis lanthanidiphila genomic window:
- a CDS encoding formyltetrahydrofolate deformylase, translating into MTLSDRARLLISCPDRPGIVAAVSQCLFDQGANIVHSDQHTTDPEGGVFFMRIEFDLPELDNRGTELERAFEPVASRFRMDWRLAYAARVKPLAIFVSKEDHCLLELLWRWRAGDMAADIAMVVSNHPDLRELVEAYGIPFHHIAVTRERLDQAETAQLQLVDGKVDVIVLARYMRILSPSFISRFPNRIINIHHSFLPAFAGADPYAQAYSRGVKLIGATAHYATDALDAGPIIGQDVERVDHRHNVEDLKRIGRHVERMVLARAVAWHLEDKVLVHGNKTVVFA; encoded by the coding sequence ATGACGTTGAGCGATCGCGCCCGTTTACTCATCTCGTGTCCTGATCGTCCAGGCATCGTTGCGGCAGTCTCGCAGTGCTTGTTTGACCAGGGCGCCAATATTGTGCATTCAGACCAGCATACGACTGATCCGGAGGGGGGCGTCTTCTTCATGCGGATCGAGTTCGACCTTCCGGAGCTGGACAACCGTGGCACTGAGCTGGAGAGGGCTTTTGAGCCGGTCGCCAGCCGGTTCCGGATGGATTGGAGGCTGGCGTACGCAGCCCGCGTCAAGCCCCTGGCCATCTTTGTGTCGAAGGAGGACCACTGCCTTTTAGAGTTGCTGTGGCGATGGAGGGCGGGAGATATGGCCGCAGACATCGCCATGGTGGTGAGCAATCACCCCGACCTGCGCGAACTTGTCGAGGCTTACGGTATTCCTTTTCACCACATCGCGGTCACGCGGGAAAGACTCGATCAGGCCGAGACCGCACAGCTTCAACTGGTCGACGGCAAGGTTGACGTGATTGTCCTGGCCCGGTATATGCGAATCCTCTCGCCATCGTTCATCAGCCGTTTTCCCAACCGGATTATCAATATCCACCACAGCTTTTTGCCGGCCTTTGCCGGGGCGGATCCCTACGCGCAGGCGTACTCACGCGGGGTCAAGTTGATCGGCGCCACGGCGCATTACGCAACCGACGCGCTGGATGCCGGGCCGATCATCGGGCAGGATGTGGAGCGGGTGGATCACCGTCACAATGTGGAAGACCTGAAGCGCATCGGCCGCCATGTGGAGCGGATGGTGCTGGCGCGGGCCGTCGCCTGGCACCTGGAGGACAAGGTGCTGGTCCACGGCAACAAGACCGTGGTGTTTGCCTAG
- the nhaP gene encoding K(+)/H(+) antiporter NhaP, with protein sequence MNTILIGIAALLLMSVLVSKISDRFGVPALLLFLILGMLAGSDGPGGIYFDDPALAQSVGIIALILILFSGGLDTEWNHVRPVIKEGLLLSTLGVFITALIVGFSANVLLGFSLVEGLLLGSIVSSTDAAAVFSVLRSKGIGLKGRLKPLLELESGSNDPMAIFMTVGLIQLITQPDVAPVNLIGLFVLQMFIGSVLGYGMGRVMLFLVNHLKLGYEGLYPALTLSLVLLTFGVTDAVGGSGFLAVYLAGIVLSQHDFIHKRSLLRFHDGLAWLMQIAMFLTLGLLVFPSRLVPIMGIGLLIAGFLMIVARPVSVFLSLLPSTLSWREKMFVSWVGLRGAVPIILATFPLLAKVPHADLIFNAVFFVVLTSVLLQGTSIPLAARRLGVSAPAIPKRVYPIEYTPMGGLKSELKELPVQPDSNMAGKAIVELGLPDDFLVILIARENDFVLPSGGTVLQGGDTLLVLSDRQSFTEVQAKFNLQEEKRVVGSPAASNRQT encoded by the coding sequence ATGAACACAATACTCATTGGCATCGCCGCCCTACTGCTTATGAGCGTCCTGGTCAGCAAAATCTCGGACCGGTTCGGCGTACCTGCGCTCTTGTTATTCTTGATCTTGGGGATGCTCGCGGGATCCGACGGGCCTGGCGGCATCTATTTCGATGACCCCGCCCTGGCGCAGTCTGTAGGTATAATCGCGCTAATTCTGATTTTGTTTTCCGGCGGACTCGATACGGAATGGAACCATGTCCGTCCCGTGATCAAAGAAGGCCTGCTCCTCTCGACTCTGGGAGTGTTCATTACCGCGTTGATCGTCGGGTTTTCCGCAAATGTCCTGCTCGGTTTCTCGTTGGTCGAGGGCCTGCTGCTCGGCTCGATCGTTTCATCTACTGACGCGGCGGCGGTGTTTTCCGTACTGCGTTCTAAAGGTATCGGTCTCAAGGGCCGGCTGAAACCGCTACTGGAACTGGAGTCAGGCAGCAATGATCCCATGGCGATATTCATGACCGTCGGCCTGATCCAGTTGATCACCCAACCTGACGTGGCGCCTGTCAACCTTATCGGTTTGTTTGTCCTGCAAATGTTCATCGGCTCGGTGCTCGGTTATGGTATGGGTAGGGTAATGCTGTTTCTGGTCAACCACCTGAAATTAGGTTACGAAGGTCTTTATCCGGCTCTGACTCTCTCGCTGGTATTGCTGACGTTTGGAGTGACCGATGCCGTCGGCGGCAGTGGTTTTCTGGCCGTCTATCTGGCTGGTATCGTTCTCAGCCAGCATGATTTCATCCACAAAAGAAGCCTGTTGCGTTTTCACGACGGACTTGCCTGGCTGATGCAAATTGCTATGTTCCTGACCCTGGGCTTACTCGTCTTTCCTTCGCGCCTTGTCCCCATCATGGGGATCGGGTTGCTCATCGCCGGATTCCTGATGATTGTGGCCCGCCCTGTGAGCGTCTTTCTCAGCTTGTTGCCGAGCACGTTGAGCTGGCGAGAAAAGATGTTCGTATCCTGGGTCGGCCTGCGCGGAGCGGTCCCTATCATATTGGCAACCTTCCCTCTGCTGGCCAAGGTACCTCATGCCGACTTGATTTTTAACGCGGTTTTTTTCGTCGTGCTGACATCGGTGTTATTGCAGGGAACCTCAATACCCCTCGCCGCCAGGCGGTTGGGGGTTAGCGCGCCGGCAATACCCAAGCGAGTGTATCCTATCGAGTATACGCCTATGGGTGGGCTGAAAAGCGAACTGAAAGAATTACCCGTACAGCCTGACTCGAATATGGCCGGAAAGGCGATCGTCGAATTGGGGCTCCCTGACGATTTTTTGGTAATCCTCATCGCCAGAGAGAATGACTTTGTGTTGCCGAGTGGGGGAACGGTTCTGCAAGGCGGCGATACTCTTCTGGTGCTATCGGATAGACAATCTTTTACTGAGGTCCAGGCAAAGTTCAACCTGCAAGAAGAAAAAAGAGTGGTGGGCTCACCCGCCGCGTCCAACCGACAGACCTAG
- a CDS encoding DNA mismatch repair protein MutS — protein sequence MHQPILTAIGKELSVRSARAAKTGEGVLDESTFNTIEVDRLFDAVNHASTIAGQATLYRSLAQPLSSVEAIAAKQDALKELDSNPDLRARIEALVQHAAKYEAEFYRLMFGTFVGTFGDPKDKLDTGGYGHKTYREGTELMLGLVKGAHGLPVPESPYLRARLDALKVFGTTRSHALMKGPAYVTERAIKTKTEKWLLTPAIKFRPTLFKPRLIVLLVIAMGLFLYYAPLLGIARAAMPAVMVFLLPSFMLYGPIVGGFDRDSIIYPLRDGYRESRDVQQALEALGQIDELLSFHRYAQAFGGPTVLPKLLDSDRHVMVLEAVKNPILGKENAEYVPNDINLNGVKLTFITGPNGGGKTAFCKTVAQVQLLAQIGCYVPAERAQLSVADRIFYQVPESNTLADREGRFGTELQRTKAIFFASSPRSLVILDELAEGTTYQEKLEISHTILGGFYQVGNNTILVTHNYELAEQFHKGDIGLYRQAEFVHGSPTYRLVDGISRISHAHKVAQRIGFAKEHIEKHLVERGYRDEETTSPEEDASISD from the coding sequence ATGCACCAACCTATACTGACAGCGATCGGCAAGGAGCTTTCGGTCCGCTCGGCCAGGGCGGCGAAAACAGGGGAAGGTGTGCTCGATGAGAGCACGTTCAACACGATAGAAGTCGATCGACTCTTTGACGCGGTCAATCACGCCAGCACCATCGCCGGACAAGCCACGCTGTACCGCTCATTAGCCCAGCCGTTGAGTTCGGTCGAGGCCATTGCGGCCAAGCAGGATGCGCTCAAAGAGCTGGACTCGAACCCTGATCTGAGAGCGCGAATCGAAGCGCTGGTACAGCATGCTGCGAAATACGAAGCAGAATTTTACCGGCTCATGTTCGGAACCTTTGTCGGCACCTTCGGCGATCCCAAGGACAAACTGGATACCGGGGGCTACGGACATAAAACGTATCGGGAAGGGACGGAACTCATGCTCGGGCTGGTCAAGGGTGCTCACGGCCTGCCGGTTCCAGAAAGTCCCTATCTGCGCGCGCGTCTTGACGCGCTCAAGGTATTTGGTACCACGCGATCGCATGCCTTAATGAAAGGCCCCGCCTACGTAACCGAGCGAGCCATCAAAACGAAGACTGAAAAGTGGCTGCTGACTCCTGCCATCAAATTCCGGCCAACCCTCTTCAAGCCACGATTGATCGTCCTGCTCGTAATCGCGATGGGTCTCTTTCTCTATTATGCCCCCCTTCTTGGGATAGCCCGGGCCGCAATGCCTGCTGTGATGGTGTTCCTGCTCCCTTCATTCATGCTGTATGGACCGATCGTCGGGGGGTTTGACAGGGACAGCATCATCTACCCCTTGCGCGATGGCTATCGAGAGTCACGCGATGTGCAACAGGCGTTGGAGGCGTTGGGACAGATCGATGAATTGCTCTCCTTTCACCGTTATGCCCAGGCCTTCGGTGGCCCGACCGTGTTGCCCAAGCTGCTTGATTCAGATCGGCACGTTATGGTCTTGGAAGCGGTCAAAAACCCTATCCTGGGGAAGGAGAATGCCGAATACGTGCCCAACGATATCAATCTGAATGGGGTGAAATTGACGTTTATCACCGGCCCCAACGGAGGCGGGAAGACCGCTTTCTGCAAAACTGTTGCCCAGGTGCAACTGCTGGCGCAGATTGGGTGCTATGTGCCGGCCGAACGGGCGCAACTCTCAGTGGCCGATCGGATCTTCTATCAGGTTCCGGAAAGCAACACGCTGGCTGACCGGGAGGGGCGATTCGGAACGGAGTTGCAACGCACGAAGGCCATCTTTTTCGCCTCGTCGCCCAGAAGCCTGGTCATTCTGGATGAGTTGGCGGAAGGCACCACCTACCAGGAGAAACTGGAGATCTCCCACACTATCCTCGGTGGATTTTACCAGGTCGGCAACAATACAATCCTGGTCACCCATAATTACGAACTGGCGGAGCAGTTTCACAAAGGAGATATCGGCCTGTATCGCCAGGCAGAGTTTGTCCATGGTTCGCCCACCTATCGGCTGGTCGACGGGATCTCGCGGATCAGTCATGCCCACAAGGTTGCTCAACGAATCGGTTTTGCGAAAGAACACATCGAGAAGCACCTGGTCGAGCGGGGCTATAGGGACGAGGAAACGACCTCGCCTGAAGAGGACGCCTCAATTTCGGATTGA
- a CDS encoding dihydropyrimidine dehydrogenase has translation MADVSKGLSSKERMKKPRNHMPLHEAGLRIHTWEEVPVGYSMEQAMDEAIRCIQCKKPECVPACPVGINIPAFIKLVEEGDVAGAAKKIRETNFLPAACGRVCPQDKQCEAVCVVGKKNDPVGIGNLERFVADYEREHKLDRIPAMPPPTGKRVAIIGSGPSGMTCAYELRTRGHEVTVFEAFHRGGGVMVYGIPRFRLPLEVIDEDLKLLEDMGVEFVYNMVIGKILTIDDLLETEGFDAVFIGTGAGLPKMLGIPGENLNGIYSANEYLTRIYLMHANEFPHSPTPLYQGKKMAVIGAGNTAMDVLRTGKRLGADVTCYYRRSHEEAPARTEELEHAEQEFVDFKWLSNPVEFIGDERHFVKGIRCEVMKLSEPDESGRRKPLPTGEYFIDEVDTVVFSLGCDVNPVIPSHTPELRTNKWGVVMVDHATYHTSKKGVFAGGDVITGGSTVILAMGQAKHAAKHIHEYLMGQFNYELNIPTDPNAPGVQWEGRFAKGKR, from the coding sequence ATGGCAGACGTGAGCAAAGGACTCAGTTCAAAGGAGCGGATGAAGAAGCCGCGCAACCATATGCCTCTCCATGAGGCAGGGCTGCGCATTCACACCTGGGAAGAGGTGCCCGTCGGCTACTCAATGGAGCAGGCCATGGACGAGGCCATACGGTGCATTCAGTGCAAGAAGCCTGAATGCGTGCCCGCGTGTCCTGTGGGTATCAATATCCCTGCCTTCATCAAATTAGTTGAGGAGGGGGATGTTGCCGGCGCGGCAAAGAAGATTCGAGAGACCAACTTTCTTCCGGCTGCCTGTGGCCGTGTATGCCCTCAGGATAAGCAGTGCGAGGCCGTGTGTGTGGTAGGCAAAAAGAACGATCCGGTCGGCATTGGCAATCTGGAGCGGTTCGTGGCGGACTACGAGCGGGAGCACAAGCTGGACCGTATTCCGGCGATGCCGCCCCCCACCGGCAAGCGGGTGGCCATCATCGGCTCCGGTCCCTCGGGGATGACCTGCGCCTACGAGCTTCGTACCCGCGGCCATGAGGTGACGGTGTTCGAGGCCTTCCACCGGGGCGGGGGCGTGATGGTCTACGGCATCCCGCGATTCCGCCTGCCGCTGGAGGTCATCGACGAAGACCTCAAACTCCTCGAAGATATGGGGGTTGAGTTCGTCTACAATATGGTCATCGGTAAGATCCTCACCATCGATGACCTGCTGGAAACGGAAGGGTTTGATGCGGTGTTCATTGGAACCGGCGCGGGTCTGCCAAAGATGCTGGGCATTCCCGGCGAAAACCTGAATGGCATCTATTCCGCCAACGAGTATCTCACCAGAATCTATTTGATGCACGCCAATGAGTTTCCGCACTCGCCCACGCCCCTCTACCAAGGCAAGAAGATGGCGGTCATCGGCGCGGGCAACACCGCCATGGACGTGCTCCGCACCGGCAAGAGGCTTGGGGCGGATGTCACCTGTTACTACCGCCGCTCCCATGAGGAGGCCCCGGCCAGGACGGAAGAGCTGGAGCATGCCGAGCAGGAGTTCGTCGACTTCAAGTGGCTTTCCAACCCTGTCGAGTTCATCGGCGACGAGCGCCACTTCGTCAAAGGTATCAGGTGCGAGGTGATGAAGCTGTCCGAACCGGATGAGTCGGGCAGACGAAAGCCTCTTCCAACCGGCGAGTATTTTATCGATGAGGTAGATACGGTGGTCTTCTCACTGGGATGCGACGTGAACCCGGTCATTCCCAGCCATACGCCTGAGCTTCGCACCAACAAGTGGGGCGTCGTGATGGTGGATCACGCGACCTACCACACCAGCAAAAAGGGGGTCTTCGCCGGCGGCGACGTCATTACCGGCGGGTCCACGGTGATCCTGGCCATGGGACAGGCGAAGCATGCCGCCAAACATATCCATGAATACCTCATGGGCCAGTTCAACTATGAGCTGAATATTCCGACCGATCCTAACGCCCCCGGCGTGCAGTGGGAAGGCCGCTTCGCCAAGGGGAAGCGATAA
- a CDS encoding XRE family transcriptional regulator, protein MLKNGLPPMHPGAFLREILDELGISQAQFARAIGVSPMRVSHVVNGARPVTAELALLFGRAFSQSPQYWLNLQATYDLKTAEAVMGKQLKAVAELAHV, encoded by the coding sequence ATGTTGAAGAACGGTTTGCCACCCATGCATCCGGGAGCGTTCCTGCGCGAAATCCTCGATGAACTGGGCATTTCTCAAGCGCAGTTCGCTCGCGCCATTGGCGTGTCCCCCATGCGGGTGTCGCACGTTGTCAACGGCGCGCGCCCAGTAACGGCGGAATTGGCGTTATTGTTCGGCCGGGCGTTTAGTCAGTCGCCGCAATACTGGCTCAACTTGCAAGCGACCTATGACCTGAAAACCGCCGAGGCGGTCATGGGCAAGCAATTGAAGGCAGTGGCCGAGTTGGCGCATGTGTGA